The genomic stretch CCGCTCCTCGTCGTTGCGGTAGCGCAGCCGGCCCTGGAGCTCGCCGCCGGCGCAGCGCATCGCCGCGGCCGAGATCACGCCCTCGGGCGAGCCGCCGGTGCCGAACAAGACGTCGATGCCGGAGTGGGGGATCGCGGTCAGGACCGCGCCGGCGACGTCACCGTCGGTGATCAGCCGGATCCGGGCGCCGGTCCGGCGGACCTCGTCGATCAGCTCGGTGTGGCGATCGCGCTCGAGGATCACCGCGGTGACCTCGTTGATCTTCTTGCCCAGCGCCTTGGCGATGCGCTCGAGGTTCCAGGTCGGCGACTCGCGCAGATCGATCACGCCGCGGCACTCCGGGCCGACGGCGATCTTCTGCATGTACGTGTCGGGCGCGTTGAGGAACTGGCCGTCGTCGGCGATCGCGATCACGCTGATCGCGTCGGGCGCGCCGGTCGCGCACAGGTTGGTGCCCTCGAGCGGATCGACCGCGATGTCGACCTTGGGCGAGTCGGCGTCGTTGTCGAGCCAGCCGGCGCCGACCTTCTCGCCGATGAACAGCATCGGCGCCTCGTCGCGCTCGCCCTCGCCGATCACGACGGTGCCGCGGATGTCGATCGTGTCGAACGCGCGGCGCATCGCCTCGACCGCGACGTGATCGGCCAGGTTGCGATCGCCGCGCCCCATGAGGCGGGCCGACGCCAGCGCGGCGGCCTCGGTGATGCGGACGACTTCGAGGGCCAGGTTGCGGTCGTTCATCGCCGGCGACTAGACCACGGCTGCGCCGAGCCGATCAATCGCGACCGACCGCAAGGCCCACGCCCGGCGCCGATCCGCCGCGCGCGAGCTGCGCGCGCCCCGGGGCGCGCCTGGCCCGCGCCCGATCCGCACGGCCGCGTGCGCGCGCGGCGCCGCGGGTGCCGGCGGTGTCGACGCGGAGGCGACGCCGCGCCCGCGCAAGAGGTGCAGCGCCGCGGGTCAACCGAGGTGCGCCCTGGGGTAGGGTGGCGACGGTGCTGTTCATCGTCGTCGCGTGCGCGCTGGCCCTGACCGCCTGGACCTCGTGGCTGGTGCGGCGGGCCCGCCTCCCGGGCTGGCTGCACGGGCTCACGACCGCCGCCGCCGTGGCCGTGGTCGCGCTCACGCTCTACACCGTGATCCGGCTGGCCGGCGCCAGCGACCGCGCCGACCGCGCCGCCCCGGCCGAGCGCCAGCGGGCCCTCGCGCACGAGCTCGCCGCGGCCTACACCACGACCGCGGCGGCGATCGCGGTCCTCGCGGCGTGGCTCGTGGCCGTCACGCTCGCGACGATGTGGCTGCGGCAGCGGGGCCGGCTCGATCGACCGGCCCCGTGACCGCGCCGCCCGGCGCGGACGCCGACGCCTACGCCGGCGGCAGCGACCGCACCGGCAACAGCGCGCGCAGCGCGTCGGGCAGCGCCCGGGGCCGACCGGTGGCGCCGACGACCGCGTGGCGGGTGAAGCCGTCCGCGCACAGCTCGTCGCCGCGGCGGACCTGGTAGCTGAAGGTCAGCGAGGCCCCGCGCAGCTCGGTCACCTCGACCGCGATCGCCAGCAGGTCCTCGTAGTACGCCGAGCGCCGGTAGCGACAGTGGGCCTCGATCACCGGCAGCGCCACGCCGGCGGCCTCGAGATCCTTGTAGCTCCGGCCCTGGGCCCGCCAGTACTCGGCGCGGGCGCCCTCGAAGTAGCGCAGGTAGTTGGCGTAGTAGACGACGCCCATCTGGTCGGTGTCGCCGAAGATGACCCGCTGGTGCGCGATCATGCGGCGATCCGGATCAGCCGCGGCGGCGCCAGCGTCACCGGCAGCGCCGCGATCTTGGCCAGCGCCACGGCCACGTCGCCCTCGCGCGCCTCGTGGGTGACCACGAACACCTGGGCCGGCGCGGCGCCGTCGCCGGGCGCCTCCTGCACCACCTGCTCGATCGACACGTCGTGGGCGCCGAGGATCGTGGTCAGCTGGCCGAGCACGCCGGGCTTGTCGGCGACCGAGAACCGCAGGAAGTAGCGCGAGCGGATCTCGGCCATCGGCAGGAGCGGCCGCGGCGCCAGCGCGCGGTGGCGCCGGGTCGGGGCGACGCCGGTCAGCTGGGCGCGCAGGTTGCGGCTGATCTCGATCAGGTCCGACACCACCGCCATCGCGGTCGGCATCATGCCGGCGCCGGCGCCGTAGTACATCGACGGGCCCAGCGCGTAGCTCTGGACGTAGACCGCGTTCTTGGCGCCGGTGACGTCGGCCAGGAGCCAGCGGGCCGGCACCAGCGCCGGGTGGACCCGGGCCTCGACCCCGCGCGGGTGGTCGCGGCCGATCGCCAGCGGCTTGATCACGTAGCCGAACTTGGCGGCGTAGGCGAAGTCGGCCGCGTCGAGCGCGGTGATCGGATCGCAGTGGATCGCGTCGGCGTCGAGCGCGGCGCCGAAACACAGCGCGCACAGGATCGCGAGCTTGTGGGCGGCGTCGCCGCCGCCGACGTCGAGGGTCGGATCGGCCTCGGCGTAGCCCAGCCGCTGGGCCTCGGCCAGGACCTCGGCGAAGCCGCGGCCGCCGGTGGCCATCGCCGACAGGATGTAGTTCGAGGTGCCGTTGACGATGCCGACGAAGTGCTCGACCCGGTCCGAGGCCAGGCCCTCGCGCAGCACCCGGATGATCGGCACGCCGCCGCACACCGCGGCCTCGTAGTAGACGTCGACGCCGTGGCGCTCGGCGGCGGCGAAGACCTCGGTGCCGTGGCGCGCCAGCAGGAGCTTGTTGGCGGTGACGACGTGCTTGCCGGCGGCGATCGCGGCCATCACCGCGTCCTTGGCCTCGCCGTCGCCGCCGATCAGCTCGCAGACGATGTCGACGTCGGGCCGGGCGATCGCGCCGGCGATGTCCTTGGTCAGGAGCGCCGGATCGACCTCGACCAGGCGCTTCTTCTTGCCGGGCGCGCGCACCGCGATCGCCCGCACCACCAGCCGGCCGCCGAGGCGGGCGCCGATCGCGCTGGCGTTGTCCTCGAGCAGCTTGACGACGCCGGCGCCGACGTTGCCGAGGCCCAGGAGCGCGACGCCGATCTCGCGCACCGGCGGCGCGGTCACGGCCCGGTCCGGTACGAGTAGTGCTCGGCCACGATCTCCCACGCCTCGCCCGAGCGGGCGAACGTCAAGGTCAGGTAGCCGGCGTCCGACACGGTGACCGCGCCGTCGGAGATCTCCCGGGTCAGCCGGGCCGCGAACGTGGCGCCGCCGTCGCCGAGCGCCGACACCCGGCCGTCGTCGAGCGTGAGGTGGATCTCCCGGGCGCCGTCGACGGCCCGGCGCAGGTAGGTCTCGGCCTGGGGCCAGCCGATCTGCGCCTGTCCCTGGTAGACCACGATCGTGTGGTCGTCGTGGCGGTACAGCGGCGCCAGCGCGTCCATGCTGCGCACCTCCCAGCCCTGGCGCCACTGCTCGACCGCGCGGAACACCGCGGTGAACGCGTCGATCGAGCCCGGGGCCGGGGTCGTGGCCTTGCCCCCGCCACCGCCGCCGCCGCAGGCAGAGGTCGCGAGGACCAGGCAGGCCAGGGCTGCGCGCCACATCTGCGCGGCTTTTAGCACGGCCGCCGCGGTTGGTGGCGTCCGCCGCCTCGTGTAGTTTCCGCCCATGACCGACATCGTCTGGATCCACGCCCGCGAGGTCCTCGATTCGCGTGGCAACCCCACGGTCGAGGCCGAGGTCGGCCTCGACAGCGGCGCGCTCGGCCGCGCCATCGTCCCGTCCGGCGCCTCGACCGGCGAGCACGAGGCGCTCGAGCTGCGCGACGGCGACGCCGGCCGCTACCTCGGCAAGGGCGTCGGCAAGGCCGTCGCCAACATCATCGAGACGATCGCGCCCGAGCTGATCGGCGCCGACGCCGCCGACCAGGCCGCGATCGACGCCGCGATGTGCGACCTCGACGGCACCGCGGCCAAGAGCGTGCTGGGCGCCAACGCGATCCTGGCGGTGTCGATGGCCACGGCCCGGGCCGCGGCCGCGGCCCACGAGCTGCCGCTGTACCGCTACCTCGGCGGCGTCGGCGCGCTGACCCTGCCGGTGCCGCTGATGAACATCATCAACGGCGGCGCCCACGCCGACAACGCCCTCGACATCCAGGAGTTCATGATCGTGCCGGCCGGCTTCGACCGGTTCGACGAGGCGCTCCGGGCCGGGGTCGAGGTGTTCCACCACCTGAAGGCGATCCTCAAGGGTCAGGGCCTGGCCACCAACGTCGGCGACGAGGGCGGGTTCGCGCCCGCGATCGACACGGCCGATCGGGCCCTGACCACGATCCTCGAGGCGATCGACCGCGCCGGCTACAAGGCCGGCGAGCAGATCTTCCTCGCGCTCGACGTCGCCGCCTCGGAGTTCTTCGACAAGGCCGCCGGCACCTACGCCTACGAGGGCAAGCGGCGCACCTCGGCCGAGATGGTCGAGCTCTACGCCAGCTGGACCGCGAAGTACCCGCTGGTGTCGATCGAGGACGGCCTCGATCAGGACGACTGGGCCGGCTGGAAGGCGCTGACCGATCGCCTCGGCGGCTCGACCCAGCTGGTCGGCGACGATCTGTTCGTGACCCAGACCGCGCGGCTCAAGCGCGGCATCGCGGAGGGCATCGCCAACTCGATCCTGGTCAAGGTCAACCAGATCGGCACGCTGTCCGAGACCCTCGACGCGGTCCGCACCGCGCAGCACGCCCGCTACACCGCGGTCATCTCGCACCGCTCCGGCGAGACCGAGGACGCGTTCATCGCCGACCTCGCCGTCGCCACCAACGCCGGCCAGATCAAGACCGGCTCGGCGTCGCGCTCGGACCGGATCGCCAAGTACAACCAGCTCCTGCGCATCGCCGACGAGCTCGGCGACGACGCCCGCTTCGGCGGCGCGGCGCTGTTCCGGCGCTGATGCGGGCCCGGGCGGTGGCGGGACGCGGCGCGCTGGCGGCCCTGGCGGCGGCGAGCGTCACCGGGTGCGGATCCCGCCCTGCCCCGACGCGCGCGCCGCCGCCGCCCGTCGTGCCGGCGTTGTTCGCGGGGCTGTTCGCGGGCGACCGCGTCCTGACCTACGAGGTCGAGTTCAGCGAGATCAGCTCGGGCCCGGTCGGCGAGCCCGGCGCCGACGACCTCGGACGCGTGACCTACCGCGAGGCGAGCACGCGGCGGTGTGCGCGGACGGTCACCGCCGCCGGCGGGTTCTGGGTCGCGACGTTCGCGTGCGCCGAGCTCGAGCCCGAGATCGCCGACACCCCCGATCCGGACCTCGCGACCAGCGGGGACGAGCCCGAGCGGGACCGCTCGATCGTGGGCGGCCGACTCGACACGATCTTCGTCACCGACGGCCGCGCCCTGTGGCGGCTCGAGACCTCGGGACCACCGACCGTCGACGAGCTGCGCGCGCTGACCGGCACGCCGGCCCTGCTCTCGGCCACGCCGACCGAGGTCACGCGCGAGGACCCCGACCTGGGCACGGTCGAGACCCGTCAGGACCAGGGCGGGTGGTGCGTCGTGTGGGGCAACTTCGGCGAGGACGCGACCGGCGACATCGGCACCGAGCGCTGGTGCCTCGATCCCGGCGCCGGCCTGGTCGAGGTCGCGATCACCTTCGACGGTGCGGTGATGCGCGAGGACACGGCGACGCTGGTGGCGAGCGCGCCCGCGCGCTGATCAGGCCGCGGCGCGGATCGCGGTGATCGGCGCGGTGACGCCGAGCTGCGCGCGGACCTCGGCCAGCGGCACGGCCCACAGGTCGGCCCAGCGCACCGCCAGGAACGGCCGCGCGGCCTTGCCGAGCTGCCAGCCCCGGGCGATGGCGTCGGTGCGCGCGTCGCGGTCGTCGAAGGCGTACAGGAACGTGTTGAGGAAGCCGATCGCCAGGATGGCGGCCGCGAGCCGCGCCGGGAACTGCGCCAGGTAGAACGCCTGCAGGCCGAGCTCGCCGGCGACGTCGGTGTCGAAGCCGGTGACCACGTGCCACAGGTCGTGGGTCTCGTACAGGTGGGCGCGGACCCAGGCCTGGCCGTCGTCCGCGGCCCGCCGGGGCAGGTCGGCCGGGTCGAGGCCGCGGGCGTCGAGGAACCGCGCGGCCTCGCGCCCGAACGTGCCGTCGGGCAGCGCGCGCAGGCGCGGCAGGTCGAGCTCGACCCGGGCGCGCTCGGTCATCGCCGCGCGCCCGCCGGGCAGCTCCTCGACGTGGCGGACGATCGCGCCGAAGGCGGGCGTCTCGCCGAGATCGTCGGCCATCGCGATCACCTCGTCGAGGCGGTTGGGATCGCGGACGAGGCGGACGATGGCGCGACCGATGCGGAGGACCTGCAGTGGATTGACCATGACCAGCATGATGCGAGTAAATGCTCGCATTGTCAGCTCGCGTCCCGGCGCCACGCGGCCCCACCTCGACCGGTGCCGCAACCGTTCGAGATCACGCCGAGCCGAGGTCGCTCGGCGTCGTCATCGCCCCCCGACCGAGCCGCCGCGCTCGCGTTCGCCTTGACCGCGCGCCGGCTCGCGCGCACGCTGCGAGGATGCGAGCATCTACTCGTGTTCAGACGCCGCCGGCCGTCCGCAAGGCCCCGGCGCGCAAGGCCCCGGCCCGCAAGCAGCCGCAGCAGGCGCGCTCGAAGGCGATGGTCGACGCGATCGTCGACGCGGCCGCGCGGGTGCTGCGCAAGCACGGCTACGACGACACCACGACCAACCGCGTCGCCGAGGTCGCGGGCGTCAGCGTCGGCTCGCTCTACCAGTACTTCCCCAACAAGCAGGCGCTGGTCCACGCGCTGATCGAGCGCCACGACGCCCAGATGTGGGCGGTGTTCACCGACCACCTGACCGCCGCGATCGCGCGCCCCTTCGCCGAGGCCATCCCCGCGATCATCGACGCGCTGTTCGCGGCCCACCTGGTCGATCCGGCGCTGCACCGGGTGCTGCACGAGCAGATCCCGCGGGTCGGCGCGCTGACGATCCTGCACGACACCAGCGAGCGCTCGCGGGCGGTGGTCGAGGATCTGCTCCGGGCCCGCGGCGACCAGCACCGGTTCGCCGGCGACGAGGCCACCGCGGCGCTGGTGATGGTCGAGGCGGTCGAGGCCTTGATCCACGCGTCGATCGACCTGCCGCCGGCGCGGGCCGAGGCGGTGCAGCGGCACGCGTCGGTGCTGGTCCTGGGCTATCTGGGCGCGCCCGGCTGATTCCGGATCCGGCTCCGATTCCGGTTCCGGTTCCGGTTCCGGTTCCGGCTCCGGTTCCGGTTCCGGTTCCGGTTCCGGTTCCGGTTCCGGTTCCGGTTCCGGTTCCGGTTCCGGTTCCGGTTCCGGTTCCGGTTCCGGTTCCGGTTCCGGCTCCGGTTCCGGTTCCGGTTCCGGTTCCGGTTCCGGTTCCGGTTCCGGTTCCGGTTCCGATTCCGGCTCCGGTTCCGGTTCCGGCTCGGGTTCCGATTCCGGTTCCGAGGTCTGATTCGCGTGTCACATCGGGGTGGGTGGTCGCTCTATTCAGGTGACATGCGCCCGTACCTCGTCTCCCTCGTCGCCGTGCTGGCCCTGGCCGCGTGCGGTCAGGTCACTCCCCCGATCTCCGACGCGCCGATGGCGCCCGACGCGAGCGTCGACGGCATGGGCGATCCGCCCGACGGCCCGTCGCCCGACGGCGCCGAGCCGGTGCCCCTGACGGTGGCCGCGACCGGCGCCGGCACCGTCACCTCGACCCCGGCCGGCATCAGCTGCGGCGCCACCTGCAGCGCCAGCTTCCCCGCGGGCAGCCAGGTCACCCTGACCGCCACCGCCGACGCCGGCAACAACTTCGCCGGCTGGACCGGCGCCTGCACCGGCAACCAGCCGACCTGCACCCTGACCCTGGCGGCGGCCACCTCGGTGACCGCGTCCTTCGCGCCGGTCACCTTCACCGTGACCACGGCGCTGGTGGGCAACGGCGCCGGGACCGTGACCGCGAGCCCGGCCTCGCTCGGGCTCAGCTGCCCGCCCGGGTGCACCGCCACGGTCGCGTACGACACGCCGATCACCCTGACCGCGACCCCGACCGGCTCGTCGCTGTTCGTGGGCTGGAGCGGCGGCACCTGCACCGGCACCGGGCCGTGCACGTTCAACGTCCGCGCCGACGTCACGATCAACGCGGCCTTCGCGCTCAACTACACGCTGGTCGTGACCCGCACCGGCACCGGGACCGGCACCGTGACCTCGGCGCCGGCCGGCATCAGCTGCGGCGCCGACTGCGACGAGACCTACAGCGCCAACGCGATGGTCACGCTGACCGCGGCCCCGGACCCGTCGTCGACGTTCGCCGGCTGGACCGGCGGCGGCTGCACCGGCACCGGCGCGTGCACGGTGACCATGGACGCGGCCAAGACCGTGGCCGCGCAGTTCACGCTGCGGCAGTACGTGCTGACCGCCAGCGTCAGCGGCACCGGCGCCGGCACGATCACGTCGAACCCGGTCGGCATCGCGTGCGGCGCGACGTGCGCCGCCACCTACGACCACGGGACGATGGTCGCGCTCACCGCGACCGCCGGTGGCACCTCGGCGTTCACCGGCTGGACCGGCGCGTGCAGCGGCGTCGGGGCGTGCGTGGTCACGATGGACCAGGCGCGCTCGGTCGGCGCGATCTTCACGATCAACAGCCTGGCCCTGTCGGTGAGCAAGACCGGCACCGGCGCCGGCACCGTCACGTCGACGCCGGCGGGCATCGCCTGCGGCGCCACGTGTACCTCGTCGTTCAACGCTGGCCAGATGATCACGCTGACCGCGGCGCCGGCGACCGGCTCGACGTTCACCGGCTGGGCCGGCGGCGGCTGCAGCGGCGTCGGCGGGTGCACCGTCACGCTCACCAGCTCGACCACCGTGACCGCGACGTTCACGCTCGACCGCTACACCTTGACGCTGGCGCCGCTCGGCACCGGCGCCGCCTACGCCTCGATCACCTCGGCGCCGGCCGGGATCAACTGCGGCACCGACTGCGCCGAGCTCTACGACCACGGCACGACGGTCACGCTGACCGCCTCGGGCGGCGCCGGCGCGACCTTCGACGGCTGGCCGGCCACCAGCGGCTGCAGCGGCACCGGCACCTGCGTCGTGACGATCGCCGCCGCGACCACGATCAGCCCGCGGTTCACGCTGCGCCAGTACACCGTGACCGCGGCCGTGGCCGGGGCCGGGACCGGCACCGTCACCTCGAGCCCGAGCGGCATCAGCTGCCCGGGCACCTGCGCCCGCCCGACCGACTACGCCTCGACGATCACGCTCACGGCGACGCCGTCGGCCGGCGGCCACACGTTCAACGGCTGGTCGGGCGCGGGCTGCACCGGCACCGGCCCGTGCGTCATCACGGTCACCGGCGCGGTCACGGCCACCGCCACGTTCGGGCCGCCGCCGAACTTCGCGTTCGTGACCTCCACCACCCGGACCGGCAACCTCGGCGGCCTCGCCGGCGCCGACGCCATCTGCCAGGCCGCGGCCACCGCGGTCAACCTCGCTGGCACCTACCGCGCGTGGCTGTCGACCTCGACCGTCAACGCCTCGAGCCGGCTGGCGCCCGCGTCGGGCTGGGTCCGCGTCGACGGCAAGCCGTTCGTCAACACCGTCGCGGATCTGACCTCCGGACGGATCTTCTACCCGCTGGTGATCAACGAGCGCGGCGGCAACATCGTGGGCTCGACGGTGTGGACCGGGACCTCGTCGTCGGGCGTGCTCTCGGGCACGGCGTGCACCAACTGGACCGACGGGACCACCGCCGGGCTCAGCGCGTCGATCGGCTTCAACGAGTACGGCACCAGCGGCTGGACCCAGAACGGCGGCGGCGCGTGCACTGGCAGCCAGCACCTGTACTGCTTCGGCGTCGACCGGACCGCCACGGTGGCGCCGCCGCCGGCGACCGCGGTCCGGCGAGCGTTCGTGTCGAGCGCGGCGTGGCTGCCCAACGGCGGCCTGGCCGGCGCCGACGTGCTGTGCGCCAGCGAGGCGTCCGCGGCCGGCCTCACCGGCTCGTTCCGGGCGCTGCTCGCGACCACCGGCGCGTCGGCGGCGTCGCGGTTCTCGACCGCGGGCAACCCGTGGGCGCGCGTCGACGACGTCGTGCTGGCGCCCACCGCCGCTGGCTTCCTCGGCGGCGCCGCGGCCGGCCCGCCGACCTTCTGGGACGCCGCGCTCAACGTCACCGCCGCGCGCGGCTACGGCTTCGACCGCACGTGGGCCGGCGCCGCGACCGTGCAGACCGCCGGGACCGGCACCAGCTGCACCGGCTGGTCGACGGTCGCCAACACGGTGTTCGGCGCGGTCGGGCTGGCGGCGTCGACGCGCACCGCCACCGCGTTCGCGAACTACACCACCTCGGGCGGCATCACCACCTGCGACAACGCCGCCCACAAGATCATGTGCCTGCAGCAGTGATCGCGGACGCCCGGCGCGCGCCCCGGTCGCGGTCAGGTGACAGCGGCGGCGACGTCGACTACGGTGGCGCCGTGTACGCGGTCAAGGAGCTGTTCCTCACGCTGCAGGGCGAGGGCGCCCACGCCGGGCGCGCCGCGGTGTTCGTGCGCTTCACCGGGTGCAACCTGTGGTCGGGGCGGGCCGAGGATCGCGCGCGGGGCGCCGGCGGCTGCGCGGCCTGGTGCGACACCGACTTCGTCGGCACCGACGGCGGCGGCGGCGGGCGGTTCGCCACCGCCGACCAGCTCGCCGACGCGGCGGCCGCGGCCTGGGGCGATCGCGGCGCCCACGCCTTCGTCGTGTGCACCGGCGGCGAGCCGCTGCTGCAGCTCGACGCCGCGCTGATCGACGCGCTGCACGCGCGCGGGTTCGAGATCGCGATCGAGACCAACGGCACCCAGCCCATCCCCGCCGGCGTCGACTGGGTGTGCGTGAGCCCCAAGGCCGGCGCGGCGCTGGTGGTGGCCGGCGGCGACGAGCTCAAGCTGGTGTACCCGCAGCCGGGCCAGCCGGCCGAGGTCGATCCCGCGCGGCTCGTCGCCCTGCCCTTCCGCCACTACTTCCTGCAGCCGCGCGACGGCGACGAGCGCGCGGCCACGACCGCCGCCTGCGTCGCCTACTGCCGCGACCACCCGCCGTGGCGCGTGTCGCTGCAGACCCACAAGCTCCTGCGCATCCCGTGACCGCGCCAGCGCGCGGCGATCACTGGGCGCCGAGCTTCTTGAGCGCGCCGTCGTAGCCCATCGCCGTCAGGCCGCCGGCGTCGCCGGCCTTGCCCTTCTGGAGCAGCTCGATCAGCTCCGGCTTGAGCGCGTCGGGCGCCTGATCGGCGATGTCCTTGAGGAAGTTGGCGGCGTCCGAGCGGTCGTACTGATCCTTGGACTTCAGCCCGACGACGAACACGTCGAAGTGGGCGGGGTCGCCGAGCTCGATGGCCTTGGCCGCGAGCCGGTGGCGCGCCATCAGCTCCTTGGTGGTGCCGAGCAACTCGACGATCGTCGGCACGTCGGCGGCGGTGGCGCTGTCGGTGATCAGGTCGGCGTAGGACGAGAA from Myxococcales bacterium encodes the following:
- the eno gene encoding phosphopyruvate hydratase — translated: MTDIVWIHAREVLDSRGNPTVEAEVGLDSGALGRAIVPSGASTGEHEALELRDGDAGRYLGKGVGKAVANIIETIAPELIGADAADQAAIDAAMCDLDGTAAKSVLGANAILAVSMATARAAAAAHELPLYRYLGGVGALTLPVPLMNIINGGAHADNALDIQEFMIVPAGFDRFDEALRAGVEVFHHLKAILKGQGLATNVGDEGGFAPAIDTADRALTTILEAIDRAGYKAGEQIFLALDVAASEFFDKAAGTYAYEGKRRTSAEMVELYASWTAKYPLVSIEDGLDQDDWAGWKALTDRLGGSTQLVGDDLFVTQTARLKRGIAEGIANSILVKVNQIGTLSETLDAVRTAQHARYTAVISHRSGETEDAFIADLAVATNAGQIKTGSASRSDRIAKYNQLLRIADELGDDARFGGAALFRR
- a CDS encoding nuclear transport factor 2 family protein, with product MWRAALACLVLATSACGGGGGGGKATTPAPGSIDAFTAVFRAVEQWRQGWEVRSMDALAPLYRHDDHTIVVYQGQAQIGWPQAETYLRRAVDGAREIHLTLDDGRVSALGDGGATFAARLTREISDGAVTVSDAGYLTLTFARSGEAWEIVAEHYSYRTGP
- a CDS encoding TetR family transcriptional regulator, with product MRASTRVQTPPAVRKAPARKAPARKQPQQARSKAMVDAIVDAAARVLRKHGYDDTTTNRVAEVAGVSVGSLYQYFPNKQALVHALIERHDAQMWAVFTDHLTAAIARPFAEAIPAIIDALFAAHLVDPALHRVLHEQIPRVGALTILHDTSERSRAVVEDLLRARGDQHRFAGDEATAALVMVEAVEALIHASIDLPPARAEAVQRHASVLVLGYLGAPG
- a CDS encoding InlB B-repeat-containing protein, whose protein sequence is MRPYLVSLVAVLALAACGQVTPPISDAPMAPDASVDGMGDPPDGPSPDGAEPVPLTVAATGAGTVTSTPAGISCGATCSASFPAGSQVTLTATADAGNNFAGWTGACTGNQPTCTLTLAAATSVTASFAPVTFTVTTALVGNGAGTVTASPASLGLSCPPGCTATVAYDTPITLTATPTGSSLFVGWSGGTCTGTGPCTFNVRADVTINAAFALNYTLVVTRTGTGTGTVTSAPAGISCGADCDETYSANAMVTLTAAPDPSSTFAGWTGGGCTGTGACTVTMDAAKTVAAQFTLRQYVLTASVSGTGAGTITSNPVGIACGATCAATYDHGTMVALTATAGGTSAFTGWTGACSGVGACVVTMDQARSVGAIFTINSLALSVSKTGTGAGTVTSTPAGIACGATCTSSFNAGQMITLTAAPATGSTFTGWAGGGCSGVGGCTVTLTSSTTVTATFTLDRYTLTLAPLGTGAAYASITSAPAGINCGTDCAELYDHGTTVTLTASGGAGATFDGWPATSGCSGTGTCVVTIAAATTISPRFTLRQYTVTAAVAGAGTGTVTSSPSGISCPGTCARPTDYASTITLTATPSAGGHTFNGWSGAGCTGTGPCVITVTGAVTATATFGPPPNFAFVTSTTRTGNLGGLAGADAICQAAATAVNLAGTYRAWLSTSTVNASSRLAPASGWVRVDGKPFVNTVADLTSGRIFYPLVINERGGNIVGSTVWTGTSSSGVLSGTACTNWTDGTTAGLSASIGFNEYGTSGWTQNGGGACTGSQHLYCFGVDRTATVAPPPATAVRRAFVSSAAWLPNGGLAGADVLCASEASAAGLTGSFRALLATTGASAASRFSTAGNPWARVDDVVLAPTAAGFLGGAAAGPPTFWDAALNVTAARGYGFDRTWAGAATVQTAGTGTSCTGWSTVANTVFGAVGLAASTRTATAFANYTTSGGITTCDNAAHKIMCLQQ
- a CDS encoding acyl-CoA thioesterase, whose amino-acid sequence is MIAHQRVIFGDTDQMGVVYYANYLRYFEGARAEYWRAQGRSYKDLEAAGVALPVIEAHCRYRRSAYYEDLLAIAVEVTELRGASLTFSYQVRRGDELCADGFTRHAVVGATGRPRALPDALRALLPVRSLPPA
- a CDS encoding homoserine dehydrogenase gives rise to the protein MREIGVALLGLGNVGAGVVKLLEDNASAIGARLGGRLVVRAIAVRAPGKKKRLVEVDPALLTKDIAGAIARPDVDIVCELIGGDGEAKDAVMAAIAAGKHVVTANKLLLARHGTEVFAAAERHGVDVYYEAAVCGGVPIIRVLREGLASDRVEHFVGIVNGTSNYILSAMATGGRGFAEVLAEAQRLGYAEADPTLDVGGGDAAHKLAILCALCFGAALDADAIHCDPITALDAADFAYAAKFGYVIKPLAIGRDHPRGVEARVHPALVPARWLLADVTGAKNAVYVQSYALGPSMYYGAGAGMMPTAMAVVSDLIEISRNLRAQLTGVAPTRRHRALAPRPLLPMAEIRSRYFLRFSVADKPGVLGQLTTILGAHDVSIEQVVQEAPGDGAAPAQVFVVTHEAREGDVAVALAKIAALPVTLAPPRLIRIAA
- the queE gene encoding 7-carboxy-7-deazaguanine synthase, which gives rise to MYAVKELFLTLQGEGAHAGRAAVFVRFTGCNLWSGRAEDRARGAGGCAAWCDTDFVGTDGGGGGRFATADQLADAAAAAWGDRGAHAFVVCTGGEPLLQLDAALIDALHARGFEIAIETNGTQPIPAGVDWVCVSPKAGAALVVAGGDELKLVYPQPGQPAEVDPARLVALPFRHYFLQPRDGDERAATTAACVAYCRDHPPWRVSLQTHKLLRIP
- the glpX gene encoding class II fructose-bisphosphatase; translated protein: MNDRNLALEVVRITEAAALASARLMGRGDRNLADHVAVEAMRRAFDTIDIRGTVVIGEGERDEAPMLFIGEKVGAGWLDNDADSPKVDIAVDPLEGTNLCATGAPDAISVIAIADDGQFLNAPDTYMQKIAVGPECRGVIDLRESPTWNLERIAKALGKKINEVTAVILERDRHTELIDEVRRTGARIRLITDGDVAGAVLTAIPHSGIDVLFGTGGSPEGVISAAAMRCAGGELQGRLRYRNDEERARAAKMGVRPEDHIYTTDELAQGNVMFAATGVTQGYLLDGVTFTGGGATTASIVMRSKSGTVRRINATHRFDTKPSYFAAGGQ